A stretch of DNA from Rhodothermales bacterium:
TCGTTTCCTGCTCGCCGCTGCCCTCGTCCTGGCAGCCCCCGCTTTCGCGCAGACGGCCACGCTCGCCCCGCCCGCCGTCGAGCCCGTCGACACGCTCGCTATCTCCTTCCTCAAGGCCGAAACGTCCGAGCGCGGCCAGGTGATGGACCACGCGACGTGGATGACCGACGTCCACGGCGCCCGCCTCACCGGCTCCGAAGCGCTCAACCGCGCGCAGCAGTGGGCGCACGACCGGTTCGAGTCGTGGGGTGTCTCGGCTGAGATCGAGCCGTGGGGCACGTTCGGGCGCGGCTGGACCGCCGACCGGATGTCGATGGCCGCGCGCGTCACTGGCCCCGACGTGGCCGCGCAGTCGTTCCCGATCACGGCGGCACCGAAGGGCTGGAGCCCGTCGGCCGCCCGCGTCAGCGGCGAACTCGTCGTGATCGACACCGAGGCAGAGATCGACCTCGACGCGCTCGACCTCGCGGGTAAAATCGTCCTCGTCGGCGACCTCAGCGAAGTCGCCCGCGGGCTGGAGCCGCTGGCCCAGCGCCACGACGAGCACGACCTCCTCGAACTGGCGAACGCGGGCCTCGCCGGCACGCAGGGCGCGCAGCGCCGCTACAGCCCCGAGGCGATCGCTCGCTACCGCGCCCGTGCCGCCCGGACGAGCGCGATCCTCGAAGCCGACCCGCTCGCCGTGCTGACGCCGTCCAACACCGGCGGCAGCGGGGCCGTCCGCGCCACGCAGGCCTCCGTCCCCACCGGGAGCGAGACCGGCGCCGGCGGACGTTCCGCGCCGTGGACCGTCGGGGCCGAGACCGTGCCCCAGTTCGCCGTGCTCGACGAGCACGCCAACAGGCTGATCCGGCTCGCCAAGGCGGGGCAGAATGTGACGATCGACCTCGACTTCGAGGCGACGTTCACCGACGAGGCCGTGGTCGAGGAGAACGTGATCGGGGAGATCCCCGGCACCGACCTCGCCGACGAGATCGTCATCATCGGCGGCCACTTCGACTCGTGGCACAGCGGGTCCGGCGCGACCGACAACGCAGCCGGCTCGGCCGTCGTGATGGAGGCGGCGCGCGCGCTCAAGGCGTACTACGACGCGCGGGGCGAAGGCCCGCGCCGCACGATCCGCTTCGCGCTCTGGAGCGGCGAGGAGCAGGGCCTCTTCGGCTCGCGCGAGTACGTCAACCAGCACTTCGCGACGGTCGAGGGCTACGGCCAGGCCGCGTCCGAGCTGAAGCCGGAGCAGGCGAAGGTCTCGGCCTATTACAACATGGACAACGGCTCCGGCCGTTTCCGCGGCATCTACATGCAGTCGAACGAGGGCGTGCGCCCCGTCTTCCGCGCGTGGCTCGACGCCTTCGGCGACCCCGAGGCGCAGACGCTCACGACCCGCGACACGGGCGGCACCGACCACGTCTCGTTCGACGCGGCGGGGATCCCGGGCTTCCAGTTCATCCAGGACCCGCTCGCCTACTTCGCCAAGACGTGGCACACGCACCTGGACGTGTACGACCACCTCGACCCCGACGACCTCCAGCAGGCCGCCGCGATGATGGCCGTCTTCGCCCACCACACCGCCGAGCGCGACGAGCTGCTGCCGCGCAAGCCGTTC
This window harbors:
- a CDS encoding M28 family peptidase encodes the protein MHRFLLAAALVLAAPAFAQTATLAPPAVEPVDTLAISFLKAETSERGQVMDHATWMTDVHGARLTGSEALNRAQQWAHDRFESWGVSAEIEPWGTFGRGWTADRMSMAARVTGPDVAAQSFPITAAPKGWSPSAARVSGELVVIDTEAEIDLDALDLAGKIVLVGDLSEVARGLEPLAQRHDEHDLLELANAGLAGTQGAQRRYSPEAIARYRARAARTSAILEADPLAVLTPSNTGGSGAVRATQASVPTGSETGAGGRSAPWTVGAETVPQFAVLDEHANRLIRLAKAGQNVTIDLDFEATFTDEAVVEENVIGEIPGTDLADEIVIIGGHFDSWHSGSGATDNAAGSAVVMEAARALKAYYDARGEGPRRTIRFALWSGEEQGLFGSREYVNQHFATVEGYGQAASELKPEQAKVSAYYNMDNGSGRFRGIYMQSNEGVRPVFRAWLDAFGDPEAQTLTTRDTGGTDHVSFDAAGIPGFQFIQDPLAYFAKTWHTHLDVYDHLDPDDLQQAAAMMAVFAHHTAERDELLPRKPFVPAEPEVVGTN